Below is a window of Brassica napus cultivar Da-Ae chromosome A5, Da-Ae, whole genome shotgun sequence DNA.
GTTGGAGGAAACAGACGACCAGGAGGATTCCGACGAAGAGGAAGTCGACGGagatgaagaggaggaggaagaggaggaaggtAGTGATTTATATTGGGAGAAGGATAGTTTCGATGGGCGGGAATATCATCCCTCTGACGACAGCGAGTACTCAGACGAGGATCTACAGGAAAAAGCACGTTATTACAATCGCACGGTCATCGAAACCAAGGTAGTAATAATATCAtcatttttgttatgtttttttaaaaaaaccatGGGGATAAGAGCTAAAGATCACtgccttttttattttgggttttttttagggtttcttTGAGTCATCGGGTAAACTCCCCTTGTACACTTGGTCTGGAATTGCTGTAGTCTCGCATCGGGATCTTGAAACGAAAATGTATGGAGGTATCACGGGTCGTGAGTTCGTCGGGGACATGGCATGTGAATGTGTTGAAAAACACAACCGAAGAAACAATAAGAATGTGAAATTCGAGCATGTATTGAGGGCTAATTTCGACCCAGGAGCGAAAACTAAGTACTACATCATCTTTGCTGCAAGAGAATCTGACTCTCCTGATGCGCCTCTCGTGGAATATCAAGCTAAGGTGGTTTGGTCTGCAGGCATCACTTATCCCATCTTTTGCAGACCCGCTCCACCACCTAATTAAACAGGGTTACAGGGGTGGTAATGTATAGCTCTCTTTGTTGGACTAGAAGAGAGAATCACATTTTAGTTGATTATTAAACATAGCATAATAATAACCTGCTATGGATTTCCTCTTATTTGTGATGCACATGTAAGTTCTACACTTGGTTAGAAGAGCATTTGATCGTATATAGTGGCAATTGGTACACAATTCACTTCTGATTTCCTTTTACTGTCAATGTGGTAGTTAAAAAGAGTAACTGAAGCGATGGAAGAGAGCATTTAAAAGAGATTCAACAATACTTCT
It encodes the following:
- the LOC125609140 gene encoding uncharacterized protein LOC125609140; this translates as MATKSSEESLIETEPMETSTGVDTSLLGKRKLEETDDQEDSDEEEVDGDEEEEEEEEGSDLYWEKDSFDGREYHPSDDSEYSDEDLQEKARYYNRTVIETKGFFESSGKLPLYTWSGIAVVSHRDLETKMYGGITGREFVGDMACECVEKHNRRNNKNVKFEHVLRANFDPGAKTKYYIIFAARESDSPDAPLVEYQAKVVWSAGITYPIFCRPAPPPN